In Hymenobacter sublimis, a single genomic region encodes these proteins:
- a CDS encoding MmcQ/YjbR family DNA-binding protein translates to MNIEDFRDYCLLKAGVTEETPFGPETLVFKVGGKVFALTDIETFASINLKCDPERAQELREQHDYVLPGFHMNKKHWNTVLVGTGISGRQLRELIDHSYDLVRASLPRKQREELAAAEQEGE, encoded by the coding sequence ATGAACATTGAAGACTTCCGCGACTACTGCCTGTTGAAAGCTGGCGTAACCGAAGAAACACCCTTCGGCCCCGAAACGCTGGTGTTTAAGGTAGGAGGTAAGGTGTTTGCCCTCACCGATATAGAGACTTTCGCCAGCATTAACCTGAAGTGTGACCCGGAGCGGGCCCAGGAGCTGCGTGAGCAACACGACTACGTGCTGCCGGGCTTTCACATGAATAAAAAGCACTGGAACACGGTGCTAGTTGGTACGGGCATTTCCGGCCGGCAGCTGCGCGAGCTAATCGACCATTCCTACGACTTAGTCCGCGCTTCCTTACCCCGAAAGCAGCGCGAGGAGCTAGCCGCCGCTGAGCAGGAGGGGGAATAG
- a CDS encoding DUF6984 family protein: MNQRPLYLPELGLLLYLLRGTPGAERLLAVLHTARVTELQVGGTGSLRFLSATPNPRLGEQLATTQFLDEDGVLVLVSLYANQAGELHELDCWKVDDTPVKRIPAF, from the coding sequence ATGAACCAGCGCCCCTTATACTTACCCGAACTCGGCCTGTTGCTTTACCTGCTGCGAGGCACACCAGGGGCCGAACGGCTGCTAGCGGTATTGCACACGGCGCGGGTTACAGAACTGCAAGTCGGCGGAACCGGTAGCCTCCGCTTCCTCAGCGCTACCCCGAACCCGCGTCTCGGCGAGCAACTGGCCACCACCCAATTCCTCGACGAAGACGGCGTGCTGGTACTCGTGTCGTTGTATGCGAACCAGGCTGGGGAACTCCACGAGCTGGACTGCTGGAAAGTGGATGACACGCCTGTAAAGCGCATTCCTGCTTTCTAA
- a CDS encoding leucine--tRNA ligase has protein sequence MPGYHPQDIEKKWQAHWKEHNTFKAENQSEKPKYYVLDMFPYPSGAGLHVGHPLGYIASDIVSRYKRLQGFNVLHPMGFDSFGLPAEQYAIQTGQHPAITTEQNIDTYIRQLNSLGFSYDWSREVRTSDPSYYKWTQWIFLKLFNSWYNLDTNRAEPLKTLLDKFAESGSQGVRAAGDEEELHDFTAGQWQMMSEKQRLLAVHPYRLAYQSDTYVNWCAGLGTVLSNDEVKDGLSERGGFPVERRLMPQWNLRITAYADRLLQGLDTIDWPEAVKEMQRNWIGKSIGAEVTFAVQGHEQAQIKVYTTRVDTIYGATFLVLAPEHELVKELTTPEQQEAVQEYIDATKRRSERDRMADTKTVSGAFTGAYALNPFTNEPIQIWIADYVLAGYGTGAVMAVPSGDQRDYVFAKHFHLPIVQVVDQQQIEEQADPTKEGTYLHGLIQGQGYKEATQTLIQELEARGIGKGKVNFRLRDAIFGRQRYWGEPIPIYYKDGVAYGVAEADLPLVLPEIDEYKPTETGEPPLARAKDWKYKGQYDYELSTMPGWAGSSWYFLRYMDPENQERFVGQEPEQYWQQVDLYLGGAEHATGHLLYSRFWHLFLKDLGLVTANEPFQKLINQGMILGRSNFVYRLNVTWYGSNWSVGEDGNEVTTEATIVAPPIFVSDSLRKKFEEADFLKTLKDPSNPVQIALSKISKQVGELNGNSGGLGFHLSSPNTITPLHVDVNIVENDVLDIEAFKNWREEYATAEFILEDNGTYVCGVEVEKMSKSKYNVVNPDTLIEKFGADALRLYEMFLGPLEQFKPWNTNGMSGVAGFLKKLWRLYHPQDGDFAVTDEAPKPAELKALHKAIRKVEEDIEKFSFNTTVSALMITVNELTALNTHNRAILEPLVVLLSPYAPHLAEELWQKLGHEAGSISSASYPEFKEEYLVEDTVNYPVAINGKVREQLQFPATATAQEIEAAVRATDILARYADGKEAKKVIVVLGRMVNVVV, from the coding sequence ATGCCCGGCTACCATCCCCAGGATATCGAGAAGAAGTGGCAAGCCCACTGGAAAGAGCATAACACGTTTAAGGCTGAAAATCAGTCAGAAAAGCCTAAGTACTACGTGCTGGATATGTTTCCCTACCCCTCCGGGGCTGGGCTACACGTTGGCCATCCGCTGGGCTACATTGCCTCCGACATTGTGTCGCGCTACAAGCGCCTGCAGGGCTTTAACGTGCTGCATCCCATGGGCTTCGACTCGTTTGGTCTGCCCGCCGAGCAGTACGCCATCCAGACGGGCCAGCACCCGGCCATCACCACGGAGCAGAACATCGACACGTACATTCGGCAGCTTAACTCCTTGGGATTCAGCTACGACTGGAGCCGCGAGGTGCGCACTTCCGACCCCAGCTACTACAAATGGACCCAGTGGATTTTCCTCAAGCTGTTCAATAGCTGGTACAACCTTGATACCAACCGCGCCGAGCCGCTGAAAACCTTGCTCGACAAATTTGCCGAGAGTGGCAGCCAGGGCGTGCGCGCCGCCGGCGACGAGGAGGAGCTCCACGACTTCACGGCTGGCCAGTGGCAGATGATGAGCGAGAAGCAGCGCCTGCTGGCCGTGCACCCTTACCGACTCGCCTACCAATCAGATACTTACGTGAACTGGTGCGCGGGCTTGGGCACGGTGCTCTCCAACGATGAGGTCAAGGATGGCCTGTCGGAGCGCGGCGGGTTCCCCGTGGAACGTCGGTTGATGCCGCAGTGGAACCTACGCATCACAGCCTACGCCGACCGTCTGCTCCAGGGCCTCGATACCATCGACTGGCCTGAGGCGGTGAAAGAAATGCAGCGCAACTGGATTGGCAAAAGCATCGGGGCCGAAGTAACGTTTGCGGTGCAAGGCCACGAGCAGGCGCAAATCAAGGTATACACTACCCGCGTGGATACCATTTACGGTGCTACGTTTCTGGTATTGGCTCCTGAGCATGAGCTGGTTAAAGAGCTGACTACCCCCGAGCAGCAGGAAGCGGTACAGGAGTATATCGACGCTACCAAGCGCCGCTCGGAGCGCGACCGGATGGCCGATACCAAAACCGTATCGGGCGCTTTCACCGGCGCCTACGCCCTGAACCCCTTCACCAACGAACCCATTCAGATCTGGATTGCCGACTACGTGCTGGCCGGCTACGGCACCGGCGCCGTAATGGCTGTGCCCAGCGGCGACCAGCGCGACTACGTATTTGCCAAGCACTTCCACCTGCCCATTGTGCAGGTAGTAGATCAGCAGCAGATTGAAGAGCAGGCCGACCCGACCAAGGAAGGCACCTACCTGCACGGCCTCATTCAGGGCCAAGGCTACAAGGAAGCTACCCAAACTCTGATTCAGGAGCTCGAAGCCCGCGGCATCGGCAAAGGCAAGGTAAACTTCCGCCTCCGCGACGCCATTTTCGGTCGGCAGCGCTACTGGGGCGAGCCCATCCCGATTTACTACAAGGATGGCGTGGCCTACGGCGTAGCTGAAGCCGACCTGCCCTTGGTGCTCCCAGAAATCGACGAGTACAAGCCCACGGAAACCGGCGAGCCGCCCCTAGCCCGCGCCAAGGACTGGAAATACAAAGGCCAGTACGACTACGAACTGAGCACGATGCCGGGCTGGGCTGGCTCCTCCTGGTACTTCCTGCGCTACATGGACCCCGAAAACCAGGAGCGTTTCGTGGGCCAGGAACCCGAGCAATACTGGCAGCAGGTAGATTTATACCTCGGTGGCGCAGAGCACGCTACGGGCCACTTGCTTTACTCCCGCTTCTGGCACCTTTTCCTCAAGGACCTCGGCTTGGTAACGGCGAATGAGCCCTTCCAGAAGCTCATCAACCAAGGCATGATTCTGGGCCGCTCGAACTTCGTGTACCGGCTGAACGTGACGTGGTATGGCTCGAACTGGAGCGTTGGGGAAGATGGGAATGAAGTAACTACAGAGGCAACTATTGTAGCTCCACCCATATTCGTTTCGGATAGCTTGCGGAAAAAGTTTGAGGAAGCAGACTTCCTAAAAACGCTCAAAGATCCATCAAACCCAGTACAAATTGCATTAAGCAAGATCAGTAAGCAAGTCGGGGAGTTGAATGGTAACTCAGGTGGACTTGGTTTTCACCTTTCTTCACCCAATACTATAACACCACTCCACGTCGATGTAAACATTGTGGAAAACGATGTGCTGGACATCGAAGCCTTCAAGAACTGGCGTGAGGAGTACGCTACCGCGGAGTTCATCCTCGAGGACAACGGCACCTATGTGTGCGGCGTGGAAGTCGAGAAGATGTCGAAGTCGAAGTACAACGTGGTGAACCCGGACACGCTCATTGAGAAGTTTGGGGCGGATGCGCTGCGCTTGTATGAGATGTTCCTCGGGCCGCTGGAGCAGTTCAAGCCGTGGAACACCAACGGCATGAGCGGGGTAGCGGGCTTCCTGAAGAAGCTCTGGCGCCTCTACCATCCCCAGGATGGCGACTTCGCCGTAACGGACGAGGCGCCCAAACCCGCCGAGCTGAAAGCCCTGCACAAGGCTATCCGGAAGGTTGAAGAGGACATCGAGAAGTTCTCGTTCAATACCACGGTCAGCGCCCTGATGATTACGGTGAACGAGCTGACGGCCCTGAACACGCACAACCGCGCTATTCTAGAGCCGCTGGTTGTTCTACTTTCGCCCTACGCCCCCCACCTAGCGGAGGAGCTGTGGCAGAAGCTCGGCCACGAGGCCGGTTCCATCAGCTCGGCTTCCTACCCTGAGTTCAAGGAGGAATACTTGGTGGAAGACACCGTGAACTACCCGGTGGCCATCAACGGCAAGGTGCGCGAGCAGCTGCAGTTCCCAGCCACCGCTACCGCTCAGGAAATCGAGGCTGCCGTGCGTGCCACCGACATTCTGGCCCGTTACGCCGACGGCAAAGAAGCCAAGAAGGTAATTGTAGTGCTTGGCCGCATGGTGAACGTAGTTGTCTAG
- a CDS encoding Rrf2 family transcriptional regulator: protein MQISSRFSVAVHVLSLLALQQADDVLLTSERMAGSVNTNPVVIRRLLGQLKKAGLVEVRPASGGTFLTRQPAAISLLDVYRAVEVVEEGQLFSVHDKPLHACLVGRNIQSALDATLQRAQTALEQVLAGVTLQQVTTEILLQDKQTT from the coding sequence ATGCAGATCAGTAGCCGTTTTTCCGTTGCCGTACACGTTCTTTCCCTGCTGGCTTTGCAGCAGGCTGATGATGTATTGCTGACCTCGGAGCGAATGGCGGGCAGCGTCAATACCAATCCGGTTGTGATACGGCGGCTGCTAGGACAGCTCAAGAAGGCTGGCCTGGTGGAGGTGCGCCCCGCTTCGGGTGGCACCTTCCTGACGCGCCAACCGGCGGCTATTTCCCTGCTTGATGTGTACCGGGCGGTGGAAGTGGTGGAAGAAGGGCAGCTGTTTAGCGTCCATGACAAACCCCTGCACGCCTGCCTGGTAGGCCGCAACATTCAGTCGGCGCTTGATGCTACCCTGCAGCGGGCGCAAACCGCCCTGGAGCAGGTACTAGCCGGCGTAACCCTGCAGCAGGTAACCACCGAAATTCTGTTGCAGGATAAACAAACAACGTAA
- a CDS encoding nuclear transport factor 2 family protein has product MKHLLLPCLLAATTPALAQQPANETEAVKKTIQTFFEGMRKGDSTLLRTTLAPGAVFHTISTRNGQTQLRPENPAGFVKMVGTPHKEVYDERITFDKILIDANLASVWTPYEFYVGSTFSHCGYNSFQLVKLTEGWKIAHVIDTRRKEKCK; this is encoded by the coding sequence ATGAAGCACCTGCTACTCCCCTGCCTGCTGGCCGCCACTACCCCTGCCCTGGCCCAGCAACCGGCCAATGAAACGGAAGCCGTCAAGAAAACCATCCAGACCTTCTTCGAGGGCATGCGCAAGGGCGACAGTACCCTGCTGCGGACCACGCTGGCGCCCGGCGCGGTGTTCCACACCATCAGCACCCGCAACGGCCAAACCCAGCTGCGGCCCGAAAATCCGGCGGGTTTCGTGAAGATGGTGGGCACCCCGCACAAGGAGGTGTATGACGAGCGCATCACCTTCGATAAAATCCTGATTGATGCCAACCTGGCCAGCGTCTGGACGCCCTACGAGTTTTACGTGGGCAGCACCTTCAGTCACTGCGGCTACAACTCGTTTCAGCTGGTAAAGCTAACGGAGGGCTGGAAAATCGCCCACGTCATCGACACGCGCCGCAAGGAGAAGTGCAAGTAG
- a CDS encoding NAD(P)-dependent oxidoreductase, translated as MKIALIGATGFVGPKLLHEALTRGHQVTAIVRNPAKLTEQHENLTVVVGDVNKVEELAQQLAGHDVVLSSFNAGWTNPNLYHDFLQGSRNIEAATVKSGVMRLLTIGGAGSLYLNGQQLVDGPEFPANIKPGATAARDYLTELKQNTTLDWTFFSPAIEMHPGITTGRTGHYRLGTESPVFNEEGRSMLSAEDLAIVLLDEIETPKHIRQRFTAAY; from the coding sequence ATGAAAATTGCCCTCATTGGTGCTACCGGCTTTGTTGGCCCGAAACTGCTGCACGAAGCTCTGACCCGCGGCCATCAGGTAACGGCCATTGTGCGCAACCCCGCCAAGCTCACGGAGCAACACGAAAACCTGACGGTGGTCGTCGGCGACGTAAATAAGGTAGAGGAGCTGGCCCAGCAGTTAGCCGGCCACGACGTGGTGCTGAGCTCCTTTAATGCCGGCTGGACCAACCCCAACCTCTACCACGATTTCCTGCAAGGCTCCCGCAACATAGAAGCCGCTACCGTGAAGTCGGGGGTGATGCGCCTGCTTACCATTGGCGGGGCTGGCAGCCTTTACCTTAACGGTCAGCAGCTAGTGGACGGCCCGGAGTTTCCCGCCAACATCAAGCCCGGCGCCACCGCCGCCCGCGACTACCTTACGGAGCTCAAGCAGAACACCACCCTCGACTGGACCTTTTTCAGCCCAGCCATTGAAATGCACCCCGGCATCACCACGGGCCGCACTGGCCACTACCGCCTCGGCACCGAAAGCCCCGTGTTCAATGAGGAGGGCCGCAGCATGCTCTCCGCCGAAGACCTGGCCATCGTCCTCCTCGACGAGATAGAAACTCCCAAGCACATCCGTCAGCGCTTTACGGCCGCCTATTAA
- a CDS encoding epimerase, with protein sequence MKLRAIVTGATGMVGEGVLLECLNSPEVEQVLSVSRKPSGLRHPKLREILHADFHDLTPIQDQLTGYNACFFCLGVSSVGMKEPEYRRLTYDLTLHFAQTLLPHNPGLTFCYVSGAGTDGSLKSRQMWARVKGETENALRQLGFQDAYMFRPGFLKATPGQRHVLSYYKYFSWLYPVLRAVTPKFVSTLSEVGQAMIRVAQREYFRKVLEVSDIVAIAKMQQRQPLPASEG encoded by the coding sequence ATGAAACTACGCGCAATAGTAACCGGGGCAACCGGCATGGTAGGCGAGGGCGTGCTGCTGGAATGTCTGAACAGCCCCGAGGTGGAGCAGGTGCTGTCCGTGAGCCGCAAGCCCAGCGGCCTGCGCCACCCGAAGCTGCGGGAAATCCTGCACGCTGACTTCCACGACCTAACGCCGATTCAGGATCAGCTGACGGGCTACAACGCCTGCTTTTTCTGTTTGGGCGTGTCGTCGGTGGGGATGAAGGAGCCGGAGTACCGCCGCCTCACCTACGACCTAACCCTGCACTTCGCTCAGACGCTGCTACCCCACAACCCCGGCCTGACCTTCTGCTACGTATCGGGGGCCGGCACCGATGGCAGCTTGAAAAGCCGCCAGATGTGGGCCCGCGTGAAAGGAGAAACCGAAAACGCCCTGCGGCAGCTCGGTTTTCAGGATGCCTACATGTTCCGGCCCGGCTTTCTGAAAGCCACCCCGGGCCAGCGGCACGTCCTATCGTACTACAAGTATTTTAGCTGGCTGTATCCGGTGCTGCGAGCTGTAACGCCTAAGTTCGTATCCACCTTATCGGAAGTCGGGCAGGCCATGATTCGGGTGGCGCAACGTGAGTACTTCCGGAAGGTGCTGGAAGTGTCGGACATCGTGGCAATAGCCAAGATGCAGCAGCGCCAGCCTTTGCCGGCCTCGGAGGGGTAG
- a CDS encoding DUF6728 family protein, with translation MRKDLFNFGPALGYFFRKPDPTRHTNFNLRTMHFINKLSMAMFLVGFIVLLYRWFLR, from the coding sequence ATGCGCAAAGACCTGTTTAATTTCGGTCCGGCTCTCGGTTACTTCTTCCGCAAGCCCGATCCTACCCGCCACACCAACTTCAACCTGCGCACCATGCACTTCATCAATAAGCTGAGCATGGCCATGTTTCTGGTGGGGTTTATTGTTCTGCTCTACCGCTGGTTCCTGCGCTAG
- a CDS encoding AMP-dependent synthetase/ligase, translating into MEIRRTFDLLPHLIATSPQADCLVEKKAGTWQPLSTTRVQELSNHVSLGLHQLGIGRGDKVAIISANRPEWVVADFGIAQLGAVSVPMYPTITVEDYRHIFQDAGVRVVLVQDKKLLARVQQAVAGLARGPEHIFTFDKLEGVAHFGELLALGQGENPADLEPLKAAVQPEDLLTLIYTSGTTGRPKGVMLSHRNILYNCENLTGHLPMPAGQKALSFLPLSHIFERTATYLYLRLGFSVWYAESVERIADNLREVQPQVFTTVPRLLEKIYDKIVAQGQKLTGAKKKLFFWALNLGLRYDTQQNQGFWYNTQLALANKLVFSKWREALGGQVRYIVSGGGALQPRLARVFWAAGIPVMEGYGMTETSPVIAASQPVAEGNFIGAVGPAIPGVEVKIAPDGEILTRSPSVMQGYYNRPDLTAEVIDQEGWLHTGDIGEFVQGKFLKITDRKKEMFKTSNGKYVAPQPLESKISESPLVEQVMVVGEGEKYAAALLVPAFAELRAWAKSHNLPTDLSDAALAAHAQVQQLYEQLVQQANAAFAQWEQIKKVALLPTLWSVESGELTPTMKVKRKIVSQNNQQRIESLFR; encoded by the coding sequence ATGGAAATCCGCCGCACTTTCGACCTGCTACCCCACCTTATTGCTACCTCGCCCCAGGCCGATTGTCTGGTAGAAAAGAAGGCCGGCACCTGGCAGCCCCTAAGCACCACCCGCGTGCAGGAACTGAGCAACCACGTTAGCCTGGGCCTGCACCAGCTCGGCATTGGGCGCGGCGACAAAGTGGCCATCATTTCCGCCAACCGACCCGAGTGGGTGGTGGCTGATTTTGGCATTGCTCAGCTGGGGGCCGTGAGCGTGCCCATGTACCCTACCATTACGGTGGAGGACTACCGCCATATTTTTCAGGATGCCGGGGTGCGCGTGGTGCTGGTGCAAGACAAAAAGCTGCTGGCTCGGGTGCAGCAGGCCGTGGCGGGCCTGGCCCGTGGCCCCGAGCACATCTTCACCTTCGACAAGCTGGAGGGGGTAGCCCATTTCGGGGAGTTACTTGCCTTAGGCCAGGGCGAAAACCCAGCGGACCTGGAACCCCTGAAAGCCGCCGTGCAGCCCGAGGATCTGCTGACGCTGATTTACACTTCGGGCACTACCGGGCGGCCCAAGGGCGTAATGCTCAGCCACCGCAACATCTTGTATAACTGCGAGAACCTGACGGGGCACCTGCCCATGCCCGCGGGCCAAAAAGCGCTGAGCTTTCTACCCCTCAGTCATATTTTTGAGCGCACGGCTACCTACCTCTATCTGCGGTTGGGTTTTAGCGTGTGGTATGCCGAAAGCGTAGAGCGCATTGCCGACAACTTGCGCGAGGTACAGCCCCAGGTGTTTACCACCGTGCCCCGCCTGCTCGAAAAAATCTACGACAAGATTGTGGCCCAGGGGCAGAAACTGACCGGCGCGAAGAAAAAACTATTCTTCTGGGCTTTAAACCTGGGCCTGCGCTACGACACCCAGCAAAACCAAGGCTTCTGGTACAACACCCAGTTGGCCCTAGCTAACAAACTGGTCTTCAGTAAGTGGCGCGAAGCACTAGGCGGACAGGTGCGCTACATCGTGAGCGGGGGCGGGGCCCTGCAGCCGCGCTTGGCGCGGGTGTTCTGGGCCGCGGGCATTCCTGTGATGGAAGGCTACGGCATGACGGAAACCTCGCCCGTAATTGCCGCATCCCAGCCCGTGGCCGAGGGCAACTTCATTGGGGCAGTAGGGCCAGCTATTCCTGGCGTGGAAGTGAAAATTGCCCCTGATGGCGAAATCCTGACCCGCTCGCCCTCCGTGATGCAGGGCTACTACAACCGCCCCGACCTCACGGCCGAGGTCATCGACCAGGAAGGCTGGCTGCACACCGGCGACATCGGCGAGTTTGTGCAAGGTAAATTCCTCAAAATCACGGACCGCAAAAAGGAGATGTTCAAGACCTCCAACGGCAAGTACGTAGCCCCGCAGCCTCTGGAATCGAAGATTTCGGAGTCGCCACTGGTGGAGCAGGTGATGGTGGTAGGCGAGGGGGAGAAGTACGCGGCGGCCCTGCTGGTGCCGGCCTTCGCCGAGCTGCGGGCCTGGGCCAAAAGCCACAACCTGCCCACCGACCTCTCCGACGCCGCCCTGGCCGCCCACGCCCAGGTGCAGCAACTCTACGAGCAGCTCGTGCAACAGGCCAACGCCGCCTTCGCGCAGTGGGAGCAAATCAAGAAAGTGGCCTTGCTTCCCACGCTGTGGAGCGTAGAGTCGGGCGAGCTAACTCCTACCATGAAAGTCAAGCGCAAAATCGTCAGCCAGAACAATCAGCAGCGCATCGAGTCCCTGTTTCGGTAA
- a CDS encoding spheroidene monooxygenase, with the protein MPVTTLSILTLQPDQQRWGFAQMGTAQRPLRQVAGLQFQKLLGSGAGGFGALPNLRRYGLMAVWESAEAAAAFFAQHPLWQQYQQRTSEIWTAELAPLKSHGLWDGVNPFTYPTEAAEGAGPVAVLTRASIRLHKTPRFWRYVAPTSATVAQAPGVRAAIGLGELPVVRQATFSLWESQQAMQDYAYRSEKHKQVIKLTRQENWYGEELFARFRVVRTEGTWDGRAL; encoded by the coding sequence TTGCCAGTCACCACCCTTTCCATCCTCACCCTACAGCCGGACCAGCAGCGTTGGGGGTTTGCGCAGATGGGCACGGCCCAGCGCCCCCTCCGGCAGGTAGCTGGCCTGCAGTTTCAGAAACTGCTGGGCAGTGGCGCGGGCGGCTTCGGGGCCCTGCCCAACCTCCGGCGCTACGGCCTGATGGCGGTGTGGGAATCAGCGGAAGCCGCGGCGGCTTTTTTTGCGCAGCATCCGCTGTGGCAGCAGTACCAACAGCGCACCTCGGAAATCTGGACTGCCGAATTGGCACCGCTCAAGTCGCACGGGCTTTGGGACGGCGTGAACCCCTTCACCTACCCCACTGAAGCCGCAGAAGGTGCCGGCCCGGTAGCCGTGCTGACCCGTGCCTCCATCCGCCTGCACAAAACGCCCCGCTTCTGGCGCTACGTGGCCCCCACCAGCGCCACGGTGGCCCAGGCGCCGGGCGTTCGGGCGGCCATTGGACTGGGTGAGCTGCCAGTGGTGCGTCAAGCCACGTTTAGCCTCTGGGAATCGCAGCAGGCGATGCAGGACTACGCCTACCGCAGCGAAAAACACAAGCAAGTCATTAAACTTACCCGCCAGGAAAACTGGTACGGCGAGGAGCTATTCGCCCGATTTCGGGTGGTACGCACTGAAGGCACCTGGGACGGACGGGCGCTGTAG